From Nematostella vectensis chromosome 14, jaNemVect1.1, whole genome shotgun sequence, a single genomic window includes:
- the LOC116611836 gene encoding uncharacterized protein LOC116611836 has protein sequence MFDLFGVTCDLPDPPTKIGDYDNPGTPAGGLYIRISNNRIDASLEKMSFISYDSLCLNCSRKGVCVLRNDSCMINGHCFAPEQPSPRDWCKQCMPETDQFDWIRRKVNYPPNFTSPSVWFALVGENLSLQLKATDPENRTINYRITSTDAQGYTFTPNGQLNYTMTSTDNKTFTFVATDECNANDTTAITLMAQFCPCQNGGTCYPHPYYPRGSGQYECACPKGFNGSRCEMNIDECQSNLCVNGSCVDGVAGYTCKCDAGFKGRLCDVKISNCSEDSCYPGVNCTEDQSGFVCGPCPVGLSGNGKTCIVPATKPPMTTESATSTELVTQLPTATERVTSAVSSTEQPRTTERVTPSKASSSFTVLPTTTERVTSEGSSTKLPTTTMAVTSKVSSTELPTTTERVTTKASSPSTYLPTSPERVTSEDPTTSTNIRSTAKVPITAEYTAQCRLKIPWRNELSDKRTKEYNDLQTSLEKEFQATYKNDADFQRVNIESFSKGKVIAKFKLFFKTEKKDPLGPLADELKNGKLGDIDADPNSLTILRPQEKEQEESSQTEIVVIAVVVVIVAVLVAVACCILFRRKYYYYDLEKKSRKPPEKDPERFTYENPEYCDIPELENNREGVTKPAPHYEIISPSLPKNYVVPREGLEAKNHTYEELKAAKPIYQTLTPGVLQEEQQNKPSSQAKASHSVYHNAGFQN, from the exons ATGTTTGATCTGTTTGGGGTCACATGTGACCTTCCTGACCCACCAACCAAAATAGGGGACTATGACAACCCCGGGACCCCCGCGGGAGGACTGTACATTAGGATCTCCAACAACAGGATCGACGCCAGTCTGGAGAAGATGAGCTTTATTTCTTACGACTCCCTCTGCTTAAATTGTAGCAGGAAAGGTGTTTGCGTTTTAAGG AACGATTCGTGTATGATAAATGGACACTGCTTTGCACCTGAACAGCCTAGCCCAAGGGACTGGTGTAAGCAATGCATGCCAGAGACTGACCAATTTGATTGGATTCGGCGGAAAG tGAACTACCCTCCAAACTTTACCTCTCCGTCTGTTTGGTTCGCTCTCGTTGGCGAAAATCTGTCGCTTCAACTTAAGGCAACTGACCCTGAAAACCGTACAATAAACTACAGGATCACTAGCACGGATGCGCAAGGTTACACGTTCACACCAAACGGGCAGCTGAACTACACCATGACGTCTACAGACAACAAGACGTTCACATTCGTAGCGACAGATGAGTGCAATGCTAACGATACAACCGCGATTACCCTTATGGCGCAATTTTGCCCATGCCAAAACGGAGGTACATGCTATCCCCATCCCTACTACCCTAGGGGGTCTGGCCAGTACGAATGCGCGTGCCCAAAAGGATTCAATGGAAGTCGATGCGAAATGAACATTGATGAATGCCAGTCGAATCTTTGTGTCAACG GTTCCTGTGTCGATGGTGTCGCCGGCTACACTTGTAAGTGCGATGCTGGATTCAAGGGTCGACTTTGCGATGTGAAAATCTCGAACTGCTCTGAAGACTCGTGTTATCCTGGTGTCAACTGTACCGAGGACCAGAGTGGTTTTGTCTGTGGTCCGTGTCCTGTAGGTTTATCAGGAAATGGAAAAACGTGCATAG TACCAGCGACCAAGCCTCCGATGACGACAGAGAGCGCTACCTCAACAG AACTGGTGACCCAGCTTCCAACCGCAACGGAGAGAGTCACTTCGGCAG tatcCTCGACCGAGCAGCCCAGGACAACGGAGAGAGTTACTCCTTCCAAAG cTTCATCGTCGTTTACCGTGCTGCCAACGACAACAGAGAGAGTTACTTCCGAAG gTTCGTCGACCAAGCTGCCAACGACAACGATGGCTGTTACTTCAAAAG TATCGTCGACCGAGCTGCCCACGACAACGGAGAGAGTTACTACAAAAG CTTCATCACCGTCGACCTACCTGCCAACGTCACCGGAGAGGGTCACTTCAGAAG ATCCGACCACATCCACAAATATCCGGAGCACTGCGAAAGTGCCAATTACAGCAG AATATACTGCACAGTGTcgtttgaagattccttgGAGAAATGAGCTGTCTGATAAAAGAACTAAAGAGTACAACGACTTGCAAACGTCTTTGGAAAAAGAG TTTCAGGCAACCTACAAGAATGATGCAGATTTCCAGAGAGTCAACATTGAATCGTTCAG CAAGGGAAAAGTTATAGCCAAGTTTAAGCTATTTTTCAAGACTGAGAAGAAGGACCCACTTGGACCTTTGGCAGATGAACTCAAGAATGGGAAGCTTGGTGACATCGACGCAGATCCGAACTCGCTTACGATTTTAC GCCCCCAAGAGAAAGAACAAGAAGAATCTTCTCAGACCGAAATTGTAGTAATCGCTGTGGTTGTGGTCATTGTTGCTGTTCTAGTGGCTGTCGCTTGCTGTATACTGTTCCGTCGTAAATACTACTACTACGACTTGGAAAAGAAATCTCGCAAGCCACCAGAGAAGGACCCTGAACGCTTCACATACGAGAATCCCGAGTACTGTGACATCCCTGAGCTGGAAAACAACCGCGAAGGCGTCACCAAGCCCGCGCCTCATTACGAGATCATATCGCCAAGCCTTCCAAAGAATTATGTTGTACCGAGAGAAGGGCTTGAAGCTAAAAATCACACATACGAGGAGCTTAAGGCAGCCAAACCGATCTATCAGACCCTGACACCTGGAGTATTACAAGAAGAACAACAGAACAAACCCTCTTCTCAGGCAAAAGCGAGCCATAGCGTTTATCATAACGCTGGTTTTCAAAACTAG